GGCAAGGTGCTGGTCGACGCACTGGTCCACCTGCCGCTGGTTCTGCCGCCGGTGGTGACCGGGTGGCTGCTGCTGATCGCCTTCAGTCCCAACGCGCCGCTGGGCGGTTTTCTGGAGCGGACTTTCGGCGTGACCTTCCTGTTCCGCTGGACCGGCGCGGCGCTGGCGGCGGCGGTAATGGCGCTGCCGTTGATGGTGCGGGCGATGCGGCTTTCGCTGGAAGCTGTCGACCGGCGGCTGGAAAGCGCCGCACGCACTCTGGGAGCCGGACCGTGGCGCACCTTCGCCACCGTCACCCTGCCGCTATCGGCCAATGGCATTCTTGCCGCGCTGGTCCTTGGCCTCGCCCGTTCGGTGGGAGAGTTCGGCGCCACGATCACTTTTGCCTCCAACATTCCCGGTGAAACGCAGACCCTGCCGCTGGCCATCTACAGCGCCTTGCAGATGCCGGGCTCGGACATCCAGGTTGCGCGGCTGGCGGGGCTGTCGGTGCTGCTGTCGGTCGGCGCGCTGGTCCTGTCGGAATGGCTGGCGCGGCGCAGCGGACAGGAAAAGGGGCGCCATGTCGTCTGACGCCCCCGCCTTCGA
The DNA window shown above is from Novosphingobium sp. P6W and carries:
- the modB gene encoding molybdate ABC transporter permease subunit, whose protein sequence is MNSLATGWLSPAEWEVLILSLKVSGVAIVAALPASFALAWVLARWRFPGKVLVDALVHLPLVLPPVVTGWLLLIAFSPNAPLGGFLERTFGVTFLFRWTGAALAAAVMALPLMVRAMRLSLEAVDRRLESAARTLGAGPWRTFATVTLPLSANGILAALVLGLARSVGEFGATITFASNIPGETQTLPLAIYSALQMPGSDIQVARLAGLSVLLSVGALVLSEWLARRSGQEKGRHVV